A window from Bacteroidales bacterium encodes these proteins:
- a CDS encoding PorT family protein: MKKFALIILSLISINVSGQLQFIGIHGGLNLTNITSDATFNNRKFRPGIMIGLNYEYKFSAKYSVGADVLYSQQGFRDKMISTEVIMGNTIEESYAFKFYYDYVSVPLKFGYKISEKYNGFVKIGISPSLLLKAGTTLPVFDIDGNIIGSKTFDVKESVSKFDLGGLVELGAGYGLYDNLALFSSIIYRHSFTKFSNPDYFEGSNMRHYGFSLVIGLKYKLK, translated from the coding sequence ATGAAAAAATTCGCTTTAATTATTCTGTCTCTAATTTCAATTAATGTATCTGGACAATTACAATTTATAGGTATCCATGGTGGATTAAATTTGACAAATATTACTTCTGATGCTACTTTCAACAACAGGAAATTTAGACCTGGAATTATGATCGGGTTAAATTATGAATATAAATTTTCAGCTAAATATTCTGTAGGGGCTGATGTACTTTACAGCCAACAAGGATTTAGAGACAAAATGATTTCCACGGAGGTAATAATGGGTAATACTATTGAGGAAAGCTACGCATTTAAATTCTACTACGATTATGTGAGCGTACCGCTAAAGTTTGGATACAAAATATCTGAGAAGTATAATGGGTTTGTTAAAATAGGCATTTCCCCTTCCCTTTTATTAAAAGCAGGAACAACATTACCAGTTTTTGATATTGATGGCAATATTATTGGGAGCAAAACATTTGATGTTAAAGAGAGTGTTTCAAAATTTGATTTAGGTGGATTGGTTGAGCTGGGAGCAGGTTATGGATTATATGATAATTTGGCGTTATTTTCTTCTATAATCTATAGGCATAGTTTTACTAAATTTTCGAACCCTGACTACTTTGAAGGTAGCAACATGAGGCACTATGGATTTTCTTTGGTAATAGGATTAAAATATAAATTGAAATAA